A stretch of DNA from Granulicella pectinivorans:
TCCCCCATCAGCCCCACCTCCACCGACGTCCTCCCCTGGGGAGCCGACTTCGGCCCGCTCACCCTTACCGGCGAATGGTGGCGCATCCTCACCTCCACCTTCCTCCACTTCGGCATCCTGCACATCGGGATGAACATGTACATCCTCTACCAGGTCGGCCCCTTCACCGAGCTCCTCTACGGCCGCACCCGCTTCCTGATCCTCTACCTCCTCGCCGGCCTCGGCGGCAGCATCGTCTCACTCGCCATCCACCCCCTCACCACCTCCGCCGGAGCCTCCGGAGCCATCTTCGGGGTCTACGGAGCCCTGCTCGCCTTCCTCGTCGTCCAGCGCGGCATCATCCCGGCCGAGCGCTCGAAATCCATCGCCCAGTCCGCCGGCGTCTTCCTCCTCTACAACCTCTTCTTCGGCCTCTCCAGCAAGACCACCGACCTCTCCGCGCACGGCGGAGGCTTTGTCGCGGGCTTCCTCTGCGGCGTCTTCCTCGCCCGCCCAGCCGTGGCTGGAACCCGCCGTCTGCCCGTCGCGCGCACCGCAATGGTCGCCCTCGCCGGCCTTACCATCGCCGTCATCAGCCTCCAGGCCCTCGCGAAACACGATCACTTCGAAGGCGGACTCTACCGCGAGTTCATGCTTAGCCCTCACGTCCCCTTCGGCGACAAGGGCACCATCCTCTACAGCGGCTCCGCCACCAAAGCCGAGGCTCAGAGCCTCTCTCAGGCTCTCGCCCAAATTGACGATTTCAAGAACTCCAACATCGACCTGCTCCTCCTCAAGCGCAACGGCCACACCGACGTCTTCTACATGGTGAACGACAAGGCCGCTTCGAGCGCCGATGTCGCCGCCGCGGTCGGAGAAGCCACGCGCCACGTCGCCTCCTCCATTGGAGGCCTACCCATCACCGCCCACCTCGTCGACGAGGAGCTCCAGGACCGCACGTCCATCCCCGTCGAGTAGCGCATCCAATCCCGAGGAGGGAAGCGAAGTGCCCGAAGGCGACACCATCTACCGAGCCGCCCGAGCCCTCGCCAAGGCGCTCGAAGGCAAGACCGTCACCGCCTTCGACACCGGCTTCGCCCACCTCGCCCGCATCCATGACGACGCTCCCATCCCCGGCCGAACCGTAGAAAAGGTGGAACCCCGCGGCAAGTGGCTCCTCATCCGCTTCTCCGGCGATCTCATCCTCGTCTCCCACATGCTCATGAGCGGCTCCTGGCACATCTACCGCAGCGGCGAAAAGTGGTGGATGGCCCGCTCCAAAATGCGCGTCGTCCTTGAGGTCGAGGGCTTCCAAGCTGTCCTCTTCAACGCCCAGATCGCCGAGTTTCACACCCAGCGCTCCCTCGAGCGCCACACCCAGATCCCCCAACTCGGCCCCGACATCCTCTCCGCCGCCTTCACCCCGCAGTCCGGCATCGACGCCCTCAGGAAACACGCCCGCGAGAACCCCACCGCCGAGGTCGGCGTCACCCTCCTCAACCAGCGCGTCATGGCCGGCTTGGGCAACGTCTACAAGTCCGAAATTCCCTTCAGCGCCGGCGTCAATCCCTTCCGCCCCATCGCCACCCTCTCGGAAAAAGAGATCGAGCACATCGCC
This window harbors:
- a CDS encoding rhomboid family intramembrane serine protease; translated protein: MQEPTPEYLPPLDPTPAQVIPQSFFIVTWTLIALNVLVYAAMCLKGISPISPTSTDVLPWGADFGPLTLTGEWWRILTSTFLHFGILHIGMNMYILYQVGPFTELLYGRTRFLILYLLAGLGGSIVSLAIHPLTTSAGASGAIFGVYGALLAFLVVQRGIIPAERSKSIAQSAGVFLLYNLFFGLSSKTTDLSAHGGGFVAGFLCGVFLARPAVAGTRRLPVARTAMVALAGLTIAVISLQALAKHDHFEGGLYREFMLSPHVPFGDKGTILYSGSATKAEAQSLSQALAQIDDFKNSNIDLLLLKRNGHTDVFYMVNDKAASSADVAAAVGEATRHVASSIGGLPITAHLVDEELQDRTSIPVE
- a CDS encoding Fpg/Nei family DNA glycosylase encodes the protein MPEGDTIYRAARALAKALEGKTVTAFDTGFAHLARIHDDAPIPGRTVEKVEPRGKWLLIRFSGDLILVSHMLMSGSWHIYRSGEKWWMARSKMRVVLEVEGFQAVLFNAQIAEFHTQRSLERHTQIPQLGPDILSAAFTPQSGIDALRKHARENPTAEVGVTLLNQRVMAGLGNVYKSEIPFSAGVNPFRPIATLSEKEIEHIADLSQRYMQLNVSPEAPGKRQTTGSMDREERLWVYGRRGEECRRCGTLIQMRKQGEQARSTYWCPTCQPFAEAPSGNATRPRKRYRPTC